In Lolium perenne isolate Kyuss_39 chromosome 5, Kyuss_2.0, whole genome shotgun sequence, the sequence TGTGCTGATCTGCTCATTTCCATCTTACTTCCGAGGACTCTGGGTCAGACGGTCAGTTCATGTGTATCAGGATGTAGCTTAGCTTGTCATGCTCGAAATTAAATACGTCTGTTGTTTTTATGTGTTGTAGCATTATACCAAATGTGCTTATTTGATTGTTTCCATCTTGATGAAAAATGACATATTCTGTTGCTTAATACCTTTCTGTCATGCAGTTGTTGATGGGCACATTAAAAGACCCCAGGATGAAGATATCCAGTCTAACGTTCTTGAAATTATTGGAACAAATGTGCAATCAACGTTCATCACTTGCCCAGCTGACCCTGCTGCCACTCTTGGAATTAAGCTTCCATTTCTTGCCCTCGTTGTGAAGAATCTTAAGAAATACTTCACATTTGAGGTCCATGTCTTGGATGACAAGAATGTCCGCCGTCGATTTCGAGCATCAAACTTTCAGGTGTGTAAGAGCTGTTATTATATGTGTTTCTTTTTTTTTAGACAAAAAGGGGCAAAGCCCCCTGGTTCCATTGAGTTTGTGTTTCCGTATAAGTAAATTATACCAGGTGTTTATATCTTATCTATTACTACACTGAGCCTCTCATCCTGTTCTTCTAGTTGATAACTTCATATTATCACTGTTAAATTTTTATTGGTTCTCTATTTCTGAATTTCTCCAATTGTGATTGATCCGTAGAATTCAGTCGAATTTAAGCAACAATTTGCATTGGTTCACTAGAAGACTTGTCAGCTGTAGTTCGTTGTCACTGCTATGCATAACCTGTAGTTTCCTTGCTGTTATTGTGAACTTTCGTGTCTCACATTGTTGtgctgccaaaaaaaaaaaaactaactcGCACACCCATTTTTAAAATCATGGCTCTGCCACTGTGCTTGAGGGAGTGGAGCATGAGTTGACCTTTACCTAATCCATGCCTGAAGCCCTTATCGGGTCCTTCATCTGCCCGTGACCCTACCCATGGGTCATGAATAAGACCCTGCCTGAACCCATCAGCTTACCCGACTCGTTCGGGCACCCATCTGGTCGGACATTTTTTCCATTTTTAAAATTATATTACACGACTTGTACCGTGATGAGGCCGGCAGATGCATTTCCGAATGTAGCTTCTTTCACTAAATTTCCGAAGTCCTGCCGTTTATGGCAGCCAGTGGCGGAGCgagtgttttttcttttttttgaggaAACCGCAGGCCTCTGCTGTGATTTTATTGATTTTTGAAAAAATAAGACATCGTGCGTGAAAGAAAGAAGAAAGCTATCTACTAATTGCAAAGTTACATGTGATCAGCTATAATTATGAACCCAGTTCTTGAAATCAACAAGCCTTTGTTTTTAGCTCTGAGTATAACCCAGTCTAATTCTTCCTTGAACTTCCTCTTGCATCTATATAAATTTTCTTTGATACCTCTGAAAATATGATCATTCCTAGTGAGCTGGCTTCCCCAGTTAGCCAAAATGAAAACCTCCGTAAAAAAAGGTTGCCTGGAAGCATTCTTGAAGGATTGCAGAACCAAATGAATATCTGCATCTGGGATAACCCAGTCTGGCAGTAGATGGGACCAACACCAAGAAGCAAAGGTGCAATGAAAGAATAGGTGATCCCTGGTTTCTGTAGTTAAGTTCCCACACATAATGCAACTGTAGTCCGGCAAATAGAAGTTGTTTTTTCTGCAACACAGCCCTTGTGTTTAGTCTATTGTGCAGCAAATACCAACAGTGCTTTTCTGACAGCAAGAATCCCACAACCATTTAAAAGAAGGAGCTGGATGCGCTGGTCCCTGGAATGCTTTATATGCCTTTGAAACCAGATAAGAATTGCCCCATTCATACAGCCATACACCTTTAGCTGCAACCAGCTCAATATCTTGTGTCACAATATGTAGCTCCTGTAGTTCCTGAAAAGCCTCTTCCGAAAGTGGCAGATGAAAAATTGCTTACCATTTGCTGGACCAAGATATGTTCATTGAGAAGAAAAGAGAACAAATGAGGCCATCTATTCTGGGGAGCTATATCCGGAGCAAGGGTTTTAAAAGTGAGCATGCGGAGTTACCATTTTTCTTTCGCAGATCAACAGTAGACAATAGCAGACGAAACTACAGGTTGCTCATAGCAGTCACAAAACACTACCACTGCCAACCCTTCTAATCTGTATGCTTGTTCCTCACAGATGGACATCTGTTGTGCAATCATATGCAGTTTCGCACATTCTTGTATGGTTGTGAAAAATGCACATTGTGATGGTTTGCCCCCTTTCATGCATGTACTACTATATATACTCATGCAGTGTTTGATGTGATTTCTTTTCCAGTGTACTTTTAAGTCTACCCTGCATGCTTTTCTTGTGCTGTTTCTTAAAACTTTTAAATGCACAGATTGGTGTGCCTGCACTTTTGTTTGCGCATCCACTTCATTCTAACTTGTAGTTTCACACACCCTTTCTCCAGTCTGTCACGAGGGTAAAGCCATATATCTGCACAATGCCGTTGAAGCTCGATGATGGCTGGAACAACATTCAGTTGAACCTCGCCGACCTGACGAAGAGAGCCTACGGCACAAACTACGTTGAGACACTGCGAGTGCAGGTCCACGCAAACTGCCGGCTCCGCAGAGTATACTTCTCCGACCGCCTCTACTCGGAGGAGGAGCTGCCTCCGGAGTTCAAGCTCTACCTTCCAATTCAAGTGAGTATGGCTCCATGTCTATTAATCTGTTGTACAGTACAACATTTTCTCCATCTGCTTATACATCTAACCCTTCCTTTGGTGTGAACTTCAGAAATCGTAGAGCTCGGACGAAGCATGGAGGCACTACTCTGGTTGCAAGCCCCAGGAGCTCAGGAGACAACAACAGCTAGCTATGCGTAAAGCATTGGAATCTTTTTGATTGTACCCTAATTTTTACCTGAATGACATGTGCTAAAACTGTATCTAATTGATCTCTTCTCCAATGTACTGTTCATGCTGGTCCATTTTCATGGTCACAACTGACAAGTAAAGCAAGCCCCTACGGGCAGGCCACCGGCTACTTGTGTGCCTAGATTGCCATTTAATCTGCTTCTTCCCTAGTGTACTATGTGACCACCGGTTTGCTGGATCCATATTACGTCAGATTGTATGGTCCAAGATCGCATGCAGTAAAGCTTATCAGCCCTTGTTGGGGGTAAGCGGCGTCATCCGCGCCGGCCAATCCCTGCTCCTATTTCAGTCTGGTGTTGCTAGTAATGGCATCGTGCCTACCCGTGGGCACGGCTTGGTCGTTTCAGAATTTGCCATTTCCCTCTTACTATCTCTTCTACGTGGTGCCAGTGTATGATCAGCATGAAGATTCGCCTGGCAAATGTTCTAAGAATTTAAGTGTTTCGTCACTAGAGAGCGATACTGGCATGCCGTTCTTCAGTAAGAATGCTTTCTGCATCTATGTGTTGCCGTTCATGTGACGGGTACGTAGTCGTGGCCAGATCCAGGAACACCTTTTTTAGagataagtttttttttttttagagaaaTACACAGTCAATACAATTTGTCTTCTGGATTCTGTCGGAGGCACACCACGCCACACCGACTTGAAAAGCGAGTTAAATGATGTGCCTCATAGTTCAGCTTCAGCATACGACTAACATAAGTGATAGAACACTTACAATAACTACCAATCAAAATTGGGCAATTCATTGATACAATTTTGACAGGGAATCCATCTTCGACCTGGACAGCTATATCTTTCGGTTTGGAGCTGCTAAAGAATGGTATTATCTAGACAGCTATATCTTTCTATATTGTTATAAAAAACATGTCATATTGTGGAATGGAGGTGTTGGAAACATGACACCCATAAACCCACGACTTGGTTTCGGTCCCATCTCTCTAGCCCCCGGTATAAAAAGGAATGGGCATCCACATGTGGGTCAACAAACTAAGAGATACCCCCTAACTACCTTTCCAAAATAAGCACTAGAAGAGATGAGATGACGGCCGTTGCCACCGCTAGCTACCAGGAGATCGTTCCGGTGGCGCCAGGACATCTCCACCTCACCAAGCTGGTGCCCTTGGTCAGCCCATCTTCCTATGCCATCCATGCATCTAGCAGGCACCGGAATGCTCCATCAACTATAAGTTTTCAACAAAGAGAGGAAAAAATCACGGGCGCCCGTAGCAAAATTTCAGTATATCGGAAGTGTTTACAAACACAATATATTATCTATGAAGAGATTAATCCTAGCCGATGGCttacaaaaaaatataaatagACGGTGATAATGATCTGTACTGGCAACGAAACTTGCGTCGCTCGTTAGAACTTGTAAAACAATGATTTGGGAACGCTCAACACCCAATAGGGTTGGCGTAGGGTTTATATTTATAGTGTACAACACGTACAATGTTACAGGTATAATACACAGAAGCTCTACGTATATATacagtctaacaccctccctcaatctcaactCTGTCATCTAACATCTAACAAGTTGAGATTGCGCCTACAGCCTTGAAACAACGGCAAGGACAGTGGCTTTGTGAAGATGtcagcaagttgatctttggaggAGATAAACCTGATCTGAAGAAGCTTCCGTGCAACACGTTCCCTCACAAAATGATAGTCAACTTCGATGTGCTTGGTTCGAGCATGGAACACAGGATTGGATGACAGATATGTCGCACCAATGTTGTCACACCAAAGAACAGGAGGCCGAGCTTGCGGAATGCGCAACTCTCGCAACAAAGACTGCACCCAGATAAGTTCAGCAGTGGCATTGGCCACAGCTTTGTACTCGACTTGATCTGCTCCGAGACACTGTAGCTTGCTTGCGAGCACTCCAGGCGATCAAATTAGGACCAAAGAATACTGCATATCCCCCCGTAGATCG encodes:
- the LOC127302370 gene encoding uncharacterized protein, which translates into the protein MFKNTFQSGFLSILYSLGTKPLQIWDKEVVDGHIKRPQDEDIQSNVLEIIGTNVQSTFITCPADPAATLGIKLPFLALVVKNLKKYFTFEVHVLDDKNVRRRFRASNFQSVTRVKPYICTMPLKLDDGWNNIQLNLADLTKRAYGTNYVETLRVQVHANCRLRRVYFSDRLYSEEELPPEFKLYLPIQKS